A single window of Nicotiana sylvestris chromosome 5, ASM39365v2, whole genome shotgun sequence DNA harbors:
- the LOC138869487 gene encoding uncharacterized protein: MSEIMKRKFVALEISGKKYMTWVLDAEIHLDAMGLGDAIKDKDKASTQVCAKALIFLRHHLDEGLKIEYLTVKDPFVLWNGLKERYDNLKLVTLPQARYDWAHLRLQDFKSVSEYNSAMFRNTSKLKLCGDNISDYDMLEKTFTTFHASNMVLQQQYREKGFTKYSQLISLLLVAERNNELLMRNHENRPTGSTPLPKEDEVYSHYVNRGKGRGHIRGRGRGRGRGHVQGRNFHGVNHPPPKNNFQKWKGKEEKRNAEGSETKCYRCGGKGHWANICRIPKHLVELYQASLKNKGAEANLVYDNEFDITHLDVADFFEHPDEKNKPLDR; the protein is encoded by the coding sequence atgtctgaaattatgaaaagaaagttcgttgcccttgaaatttcgggcaagaaaTATATGACATGGGtattggatgctgaaatccatttagatgcaatgggtcttggagacgccattaaagaTAAAGATAAAGCATCTACACAAGTctgtgctaaggccttgattttcttgcgccatcaccttgatgaagggttgaaaattgaatatctcaCAGTGAAAGATCCATTTGTTTTGTGGAATGgtttaaaggaaagatatgacaacttaaagttggtcactcttccacaagcacgatatgattgggctcatcttaggctccaagactttaagtctgtttctgaatataattctgctatgtttagAAATACTTCCAAAttgaaactctgtggagataatatcagtgactatgatatgcttgaaaaaactTTTACAACGTTTCATGCTTCCAATATGGTCTTACAACAGCAGTACCGAGAGAAAGGCTTCACAAAGTACTCTCAGTTGATTTCTCTTCTACTTGTGGCTGAACGAAATAATGAATTGCTTATGAGAAATCATGAAAATCGACCCACTGGGTCTACACCATTGCCTAAAGAGGATGAGGTATATTCCCATTATGTTAAtcgtggaaaaggtcgtggccatattcgtggtcgtggtcgcggtcgtggtcgtggccaTGTCCAAGGAAGAAATTTTCATGGTGTTAATCATCCTCCACCGAAAAATAACTTCCAAAAATGGAAAGGTAAAGAAGAGAAGCGAAATGCAGAGGGTTCAGAAACTAAATGCTATCGTTGCGGTGGAAAAGGGCATTGGGCAAATATTTGTCGCATACCAAAacatttggttgagctttatcaagcatctctGAAAAATAAAGGCGCTGAAGCCAATCTTGTCTATGACAATGAATTTGACATCACCCACTTGGATGTGGCAGATTTTTTTGAGCACCCTGATGAAAAAAATAAACCACTTGATCGGTGA